The genomic region ATTTGCAATTCATTGCTGAGAAGGAAAATATCAAAACTGAAGAAACAGCTTTACACATAATTGCGCAAAAAGCAGATGGGGCCTTACGAGATGCCTTAACAATTTTTGATCGTATTGTTAGTTTTACTCAAAATGAAATCACCTATGATTTTGTTGTGCAAAACCTTAACATTATTGATTATGATTATTTTTTCAAAGCAATCGATCTGATTCAGACAAAAAACATTGCCGAATTATTACTTGTTTTTGATGAATTATTGAACAAAGGTTTTGATGGACAAAATTTCCTGATGGGATTAAGTGAGCATTTGAGAAATTTACTGGTTAGTCAATTACCCAATACAGATGTATTATTGGATGTACCCGAAACAGTCAAGAACCGTTTTATTGAGGCTGCAAAAAAAACAAATAAATCATTTATACTTTCTGCATTAAACATACTCAATCAGTTTAACTTAAGCTATAAGGAAAGTAAAAACCAGCGCCTACACACTGAATTGGCACTTATTAAGCTTGCCTATATTTCGGATGCAATCGATTTAGTCAAATCCCTTGAGGATCAAAAAAAAAAAGCTGAACCAACAGTAGCATTGCCTCCTCAAAAAGAAACAATAGAAGCTAAACCGAAACAAGAAGAAGTAAAAACGCCAAATACTACCCAACAAAATAGCGAATCCAGTAATTTAGCTAAAGAAGAATCAAAACATCAGGAAAAAATCCAACCAAAGAAAAAGAATGGTATTAGTAATTTTGCTAATTTGAATACAGTAAGGGAGCAATTAATTCAGGAAGAATCTGAAGAAAAAGCAAAACTCAAGCAAGTTCAAGAAACTCCATCCGATGGAATAGATGAAAATAAGAAAGTGCCCATTAATCAGAAACACTTTCAGGAGATTTATAGCAAATATTTGGATGAAGAGTTGAAAAATAACATGATTAGCTTATACAATAGTCTGAAAGATAACCCCATCAAGTTTCCAGACGATTTCTCCATTTTATTAGAATTTGAAAATGCATCGCTTGAGGAAAGATTTCGGAAAGTGATGTCGCGCTTTATTGAATTTATGAACGGCCATCAAATCGAAAACTTCCAGATTAATACAACAACCCGCGAAGTGACCAAAGAAGAGAAAAGCAAATACCTGATTAGTCCAGAGGATAAATACAAGCACTTAAAAGAAAAAAACCCGGAACTGGAGAACCTTCAAAAAAATCTTGGTTTATCTCCCAAAGACTAATCTTCAAATTTACATTTTCCTATAACTTCTATCCCGCTATCTTTTGTTCTGCACATGCGTTGATTATTCTCAATCAGCAGCATTATTATTTTATCAGAACAAATAATAAATTCCTGATTTCAAATAGAAATTAGCTGAAAAAAAATATTTAAGTTTGCAGCTTATCAAAATATCTATTTATTTACCTATTTAAAACATCTAGAAGAATATGAGCGGACAAAAAATAAGCATGCAGGAAGGAAAGCTAAATGTTCCGAATCAGCCCATCATTCCATTTATTGAAGGAGATGGTACAGGACCTGACATTTGGAAGGCAGCAAAAAAAGTTTTTGATGCAGCTGTTGAAAAAGCCTATAATGGAACCCGAAAAGTAGAATGGAAAGAAGTATTGGCTGGTGAAAACTCATTTAACAAAAGTGGAGAATGGCTCCCAAAAGAAACGCTGGATGCTTTCAAAGAATACTTAGTAGGTATTAAAGGCCCGTTGACAACTCCAATTGGAGGAGGCATACGTTCATTAAATGTAGCCTTACGTCAAGAGTTGGATTTATATACTTGCTTACGTCCCGTAAAATATGTGGCTGGTGTTCCATCTCCGGTAAATAAGCCTGAAGATGTTGATATGGTCATTTTCAGAGAAAACACAGAAGATATTTATGCAGGAATTGAATGGCAAGCAGGTTCTGATGAAGTAAAAAAAGTTATCAATTTCATTGAGAACGAAATGGGTGTCAAAAAAATCCGTTTCCCTGAAACATCAGGTATCGGAATTAAGCCAATTTCAAAACAGGGAACAACACGCCTTGTGAATGCAGCTATTAAATTTGCAATAGAGGAGAAAAGAAAATCTCTCGTATTGGTGCATAAGGGAAACATCATGAAGTTTACCGAAGGTGCTTTTAAGACCTGGGGATATGAGCTTGCCAAAGAAAAGTACAGAAACGAGATTGTTACTGAACGTGAAAGTTGGATCATTGGAAATAAAGATGCAAATTCTGCATTAAGTGTTGAAGAAAACGCGAAAATGATTGATCCGGGTTATGTAATGATGACACCAAATCAACAAAAAGAAATTCGTGACGAAATAGAAATAGCCATTGCTTTAATGCCTACTCATGGTAACGGACAGTGGAAGAAAAAACTTTTAATCAGAGATACCATTGCAGACATTACCCTGCAACAAGTACTTTCCAGAGCCAAAGAATTCGATGTAGTTGCTACCATGAATCTGAATGGAGATTATTTATCGGATGCACTAGCTGCACAGGTTGGCGGAATTGGAATTGCACCGGGTGCAAATATTAATTATGAAACGGGTCATGCAATTTTCGAGGCCACACATGGAACAGCTCCAAAATATGCTAATCTTGATAAAGTGAATCCGGGAAGTGTGATTATATCAGGAGGCATGATGTTTAAATATATGGGCTGGACAGAAGTAAACGACTTAATTTGGAATGGATTGGTAAAATCAATTGCTCAAAAACAAGTCACTTACGATTTCCACCGCATGATGGAAGGAGCAACATTACTCAAATGCTCAGAATTTGCAGATGCCATTATTGAGAATATGTAATCCAAAATTAACATGATAACGAAACCCCGATCATTTAAAATGATTGGGGTTTTTTATTGCAGCCATTTGCTTTGACAACTTTTAAGATTTGTCAAACTTCAGTCTTTAAGCGACCCAAAGAGGCCACAATTAAACTTTATCGAGGAAAGAGGCATTTGGCATGGTATTAGAATAAGGCTGAATCTTTATATAAAATTAACAAAATACAACAATGACCGCATTAATAGTTTTATTAGCAACCGTTTCTACCGTAATCGGAAGCCTGACCTACACCTATGTTAAATCACGTAGAAAGGCATAATCATAAAATTGATTTGGAAAATTAAAGGCAAAGTTGGAAATCAGCTTTGCCTTTTTCTTTGCAAAAAAACTTAATCTTACAAAATATTTATTAAGATTCCTTCTTAATTAAAACAGAATACATAATTTTGGATCATAATAATAGAAAATGGCTGAAATCGGAATTTTTTACGGCTCTTCCCATGGCAACGTTAAACAAATAGCACGCGAGTTGCGTATACTTTTTGGACCTGAAAATGCTGACATTAGAAATATTAAACACGCTAAAAAAGAAGATTTGGAGGCATACAACTATCTTATTTTTGGTTGTTCAACAAGAGACGCGGGAATGATACAGGAAGATTGGGAGTACAAGCTAGCTATCTTAAGCGAAATAGATTTTCAAAATAAGAAAATAGCGCTATTTAGCTTGGGCGATCAAAAGCACTATCCCAATTCATTTGTTGATGGGATGGGAATTTTATATGATAAGTTGAATGAAAATGACGTAAAAATTATTGGTAACTGGTATCCTTATGGTTACATCTTTCGTAAATCCAAAGCATTTAAACATGGATCTTTTGTCGGTTTGGCTTTAGACGAAAAATTTCAGCACAGTATTACACACGAAAGACTTCAAAAATGGACAGATTATTTAAAAAGTCAGTTTAAGCTTTCACCAAACTAACAGAACATATAATATATAATTATTTATCAATAAAAATAGTTACTTTTAAGCATTCATTCATACTAATGCTATAAAAGCAGAAATGAAAATCAAAGCAAAAAATTTCTTCTTCCTGTTTCTTTTCTCAATAATTTCAAATAGTGTTTACCCCTGTGTAATGGGTGCAGAAATTAGCTGGGATAATGTAGGAACTGATAGTTTTCTGGTTACCTTAATTGGCTATAATGAGTGTGTAGGCATGGGTGTTGGAAATGCAACTCTTCGCTGGAAATGCAAAAACTCAGGCCAACAAATTGGCTATCAATCCATATCACCATCAAGCCCTGAAAGTGTTATTCCTGTTTGCAATAACCAATGCTCGCGCTGCGATTATTCTTCCTGTGCATTCCCTTATGGTTATGAAAAGTTTAATTATACCTACTTAGTAGTTATTGATAGCTCAGTTTCGTGCTGCGAAATAGTATTTTTCTACAGTTCATGTTGTCGGAATTCACAAATTACTACAGGTCCCGGCAACACCAATTTCTATATCGAGTCGATGTTTAATAAATGTCTGGCTCCTCAAAACAGTTCACCCCATTTTGAGAACCCTGCCTTCATGATCAATTGTTTAAATAATAGCTTAACGTTCAATAACGGGGCTACTGATAACGACACCAATGAATATGGCTTGCCACTTGATTCATTGAGTACCGAATGGACATCCCCATTAAGCAGTCCAACAAGTAATGTTTCGTTTTCAGGTCAGTATTCTTTTACCAAGCCTGTTTATTTTTGGGGATTCCCTAACGCAAATCTGAATTTACCAAAAGGTATTCATCTGAACAATTCAACAGGCGATATTTCATTTAGACCCACTAAAGTGGAGCAAACATTATTAACCATTAAAGTATGCGAATGGCGTAAAATAAATGGTATATATACCAAAATTGGAGAAGTCATGCGAGAGTTCCAATTCAATATCATCAATTGTTCACTAAACTATTATCCTACACTAAGTGGTCCTTTTGAAAAAACAATCAGAGCCGGCAATACCATAACTTTTTCTGTTCAAACAGCCGATGGAAATCCAAATGATACAGTTTCACTTGCTTATAAAGGGAATATAAATACAGCTATATGGACAGATAATAGCGGTAGCGTAAAAAGACCATCAGGCAGTTTTACATTCTATACAGATACTGTAAATCAATACGATAAGCCCTTATACTTCTATGTTAATGCAAAAGACGATCATTGCCCCTTAATGGGTTCAATCTCCAAAGCATATAAACTTAATGTTATAAATCTGCCTCCAGTTCAAGTTGAACTACCTAACGACACCCTCCTTTGTAAAGCAGCTTCCCTGACAATATCAACTTCCATCGCTAATTGTTATGGGCAAGTCAGCTATTTATGGAATAATGGCAAAAAAAGCAGCAGCATAACCACTGAACCATTATTTCAGAATAGCCAATTTAGTGTAATGGTAATAGATGAATTAGGCAGTGTAGCCTATGATACAATAAATGTTCAGATCAATCAGCTGCAAGTAAGCATTAGCTCAGATTCAACCATTTGTCTAGGCGATTCTATTGATTTGGCAAGCTATGTTTCAGATAATATGGGCTCAGTTGCTTATCAATGGTCAAGTGGTCAACAAACCTCAACGATTAATAGCAGCAGTTTGTATAAGGATCAGGTCTTTTCACTTACTGTGACTGACACAACTGGCTGCCAAGCTACAGATAGCAACCTAATTCTGGTAAATCAATTCGATATAGACCTTATTCAGGATAGTATTTTATGTTCAGGCGAAAATGTAGAATTGCAGCTTCTTCCTAAAATTGATGAAAGCGACTCCGTATTAAGTTGCCAATGGATAGCTGGAAACAGTCAGCAAGTTGTTGGAATAACAGCATCATTGATGTCCTCAGTTGATGCAATGTATTACTGTAGTGCAATGGATAACTTTGGATGCAAAGCCAGTGACAGCATTCACACTACGTTTCATGCACGACCAATTGTAATCATTGATTCTTTCTTTTCCGTTTGCAAAAACGAATATGTTAATCTTGACACTTTGGTTCAGCCAAAAAATGGGCTATGGAGCTGTATGGATAGCAATCTTATTCATGGACACCTTTTCAACAGCTATTTGGCTGATACAGGATTTTACAAACTCCATTATATATTTTCAGATTCCAATCGTTGTGAAACCTCTGTTCAGACCGATATCCTGATTTATGGATTGCCTGCAATCAAAATGAATCAATTCGACAGTATGTGTGCATCAGAAGGAAGATATTTTTTAAGCGCACTCCCAAATGGCGGATTGTGGTCTGGAAAGGGAGTAGATTCAAACTATTTTGATCCTAGCCAAATGAGCATAATCGACAGTGCCCTTTTCAATTTGGTTTATAATGTCGAAGATCAAAATCAATGTCAAAATTCAGATACACTTAAACTAAAGGTTTTCGAACAAATTGAAGTTGAAGCAGGTGATAGTCAAATAATTTGCATTAATGCTTCGGCACAAAATTTAATGGGAGATCCCATAGGTGGTTTTTGGATTGGGAAAGGAATAATTGAAAATGTATTCAATCCCT from Bacteroidota bacterium harbors:
- the icd gene encoding NADP-dependent isocitrate dehydrogenase; amino-acid sequence: MSGQKISMQEGKLNVPNQPIIPFIEGDGTGPDIWKAAKKVFDAAVEKAYNGTRKVEWKEVLAGENSFNKSGEWLPKETLDAFKEYLVGIKGPLTTPIGGGIRSLNVALRQELDLYTCLRPVKYVAGVPSPVNKPEDVDMVIFRENTEDIYAGIEWQAGSDEVKKVINFIENEMGVKKIRFPETSGIGIKPISKQGTTRLVNAAIKFAIEEKRKSLVLVHKGNIMKFTEGAFKTWGYELAKEKYRNEIVTERESWIIGNKDANSALSVEENAKMIDPGYVMMTPNQQKEIRDEIEIAIALMPTHGNGQWKKKLLIRDTIADITLQQVLSRAKEFDVVATMNLNGDYLSDALAAQVGGIGIAPGANINYETGHAIFEATHGTAPKYANLDKVNPGSVIISGGMMFKYMGWTEVNDLIWNGLVKSIAQKQVTYDFHRMMEGATLLKCSEFADAIIENM
- a CDS encoding flavodoxin, translated to MAEIGIFYGSSHGNVKQIARELRILFGPENADIRNIKHAKKEDLEAYNYLIFGCSTRDAGMIQEDWEYKLAILSEIDFQNKKIALFSLGDQKHYPNSFVDGMGILYDKLNENDVKIIGNWYPYGYIFRKSKAFKHGSFVGLALDEKFQHSITHERLQKWTDYLKSQFKLSPN
- a CDS encoding T9SS type A sorting domain-containing protein, whose translation is MKIKAKNFFFLFLFSIISNSVYPCVMGAEISWDNVGTDSFLVTLIGYNECVGMGVGNATLRWKCKNSGQQIGYQSISPSSPESVIPVCNNQCSRCDYSSCAFPYGYEKFNYTYLVVIDSSVSCCEIVFFYSSCCRNSQITTGPGNTNFYIESMFNKCLAPQNSSPHFENPAFMINCLNNSLTFNNGATDNDTNEYGLPLDSLSTEWTSPLSSPTSNVSFSGQYSFTKPVYFWGFPNANLNLPKGIHLNNSTGDISFRPTKVEQTLLTIKVCEWRKINGIYTKIGEVMREFQFNIINCSLNYYPTLSGPFEKTIRAGNTITFSVQTADGNPNDTVSLAYKGNINTAIWTDNSGSVKRPSGSFTFYTDTVNQYDKPLYFYVNAKDDHCPLMGSISKAYKLNVINLPPVQVELPNDTLLCKAASLTISTSIANCYGQVSYLWNNGKKSSSITTEPLFQNSQFSVMVIDELGSVAYDTINVQINQLQVSISSDSTICLGDSIDLASYVSDNMGSVAYQWSSGQQTSTINSSSLYKDQVFSLTVTDTTGCQATDSNLILVNQFDIDLIQDSILCSGENVELQLLPKIDESDSVLSCQWIAGNSQQVVGITASLMSSVDAMYYCSAMDNFGCKASDSIHTTFHARPIVIIDSFFSVCKNEYVNLDTLVQPKNGLWSCMDSNLIHGHLFNSYLADTGFYKLHYIFSDSNRCETSVQTDILIYGLPAIKMNQFDSMCASEGRYFLSALPNGGLWSGKGVDSNYFDPSQMSIIDSALFNLVYNVEDQNQCQNSDTLKLKVFEQIEVEAGDSQIICINASAQNLMGDPIGGFWIGKGIIENVFNPSSAGSGNHYAYYFFLNGNCISIDSMALQVTELADSVIARRHDTLFVESGMKSYQWYFEGQIIEGSTQHYQLVDKTGLFYVIMEDSLGCVYQSMQMYFSAMADINKDAIHISPNPANGYFILNSSSNETINLLLLDQNGKTVLHMDDISLPQTVYTHQFASGIYTIILLSKTAIHQKLVLLQN